In Kitasatospora sp. NBC_00240, the following are encoded in one genomic region:
- a CDS encoding hydrolase gives MTADSTPADGPQQGHGPAANPLGHGPVLLLTGARLADGRVVDVRISGDRIQAVGTVGSLAPLHALPGGPTATTGARIDLAGYLLLPAPAEAHAHYDLAFSAALSAPPPETSADLTRRATEAALTSLGYGATAQRTHVRIGDVHGLRRLEAVLTARQSLRGLAELQAVAMPRLLTGLAGADGRAQLRDALKLGATAAGGCPDLDPDPAGYVEVLLEAAREADCPVDLHTEAAEPAALARLAAALAPLRPRVTLGPCGGLGPDGPGVLAGAGIQLVLLPQNGGCTGLPGRPNGLRPSLVAELTRAGVSIAAGSGSLRDAANPAGRADPLEAAYLLAAGGVSVEAAYDAVANRARTALGLPPVRVDAGFPAELLAIRGDSLAGALAGGHSRLVVHAGRIVSRTSAVREFADTVALALPRQSTPE, from the coding sequence ATGACCGCGGACAGCACACCCGCCGACGGGCCGCAGCAGGGCCACGGCCCGGCCGCCAACCCGCTCGGGCACGGCCCCGTCCTGCTCCTCACCGGGGCCCGCCTCGCGGACGGCCGCGTGGTCGACGTCCGGATCAGCGGCGACCGGATCCAGGCCGTCGGCACCGTCGGCAGCCTCGCCCCGCTGCACGCCCTGCCCGGCGGCCCCACCGCCACCACCGGCGCCCGGATCGACCTGGCCGGCTACCTGCTCCTGCCGGCCCCCGCCGAGGCCCACGCGCACTACGACCTCGCCTTCTCCGCCGCCCTGTCCGCCCCGCCCCCCGAGACGTCCGCCGACCTGACCCGCCGGGCCACCGAAGCCGCCCTCACCTCCCTGGGCTACGGCGCCACGGCCCAGCGCACCCACGTCCGGATCGGCGATGTGCACGGCCTGCGGCGCCTGGAGGCCGTACTCACCGCCCGGCAGTCCCTGCGGGGCCTGGCCGAACTCCAGGCCGTCGCGATGCCCCGGCTGCTCACCGGCCTCGCCGGGGCGGACGGCCGGGCCCAGCTGCGCGACGCCCTCAAGCTGGGCGCCACCGCCGCCGGCGGCTGCCCCGACCTCGACCCGGACCCGGCCGGCTACGTCGAGGTGCTGCTGGAGGCCGCCCGCGAGGCCGACTGCCCCGTCGACCTGCACACCGAGGCCGCCGAGCCGGCCGCCCTGGCCAGACTCGCCGCAGCGCTCGCCCCGCTGCGCCCGCGCGTCACCCTCGGCCCGTGCGGCGGGCTCGGCCCGGACGGCCCGGGCGTGCTGGCGGGCGCCGGGATCCAGCTGGTCCTCCTGCCGCAGAACGGCGGCTGCACCGGCCTCCCGGGCCGTCCGAACGGCCTGCGCCCCTCCCTGGTGGCGGAGTTGACCAGGGCCGGGGTTTCGATCGCGGCCGGCAGCGGCTCGCTGCGGGACGCCGCCAACCCCGCCGGCCGGGCCGACCCGCTGGAGGCCGCCTACCTGCTGGCCGCCGGCGGGGTGAGCGTCGAGGCCGCCTACGACGCCGTCGCCAACCGGGCCAGGACCGCCCTCGGCCTGCCACCCGTACGGGTGGACGCGGGCTTCCCCGCCGAGCTCCTCGCCATCCGCGGCGACAGCCTGGCCGGCGCGCTCGCGGGTGGTCACAGCCGCCTGGTGGTGCATGCCGGACGGATCGTCAGCCGGACCAGCGCGGTCCGGGAGTTCGCCGACACGGTGGCCCTCGCCCTGCCGCGCCAGAGCACCCCGGAGTAG
- the rpmG gene encoding 50S ribosomal protein L33 — translation MAATDVRPKITLACVECKERNYITKKNRRNDPDRLEMKKHCPRCNSHTAHRETR, via the coding sequence GTGGCTGCCACCGATGTCCGCCCGAAGATCACGCTGGCCTGCGTGGAGTGCAAGGAGCGGAACTACATCACCAAGAAGAACCGGCGTAACGACCCGGACCGTCTTGAGATGAAGAAGCACTGCCCCCGCTGCAACTCGCACACCGCGCACCGCGAGACCCGCTGA
- a CDS encoding MaoC family dehydratase N-terminal domain-containing protein encodes MPLDPAFIGRTYPPTEPYEVGREKIREFAAAVGDDNPVYSDPEAAKALGHPDVIAPPTFPFVITYRAAAQVVEDPELGLDFTRVVHGDQKFAYTRPVRAGDRLSVVVTIDAIKSLAGNDVLTVRGEVSDGSGEHVVTSLMTLVARAADEAGE; translated from the coding sequence ATGCCGCTCGACCCCGCCTTCATCGGGCGGACCTACCCGCCCACCGAGCCCTACGAGGTCGGCCGCGAGAAGATCCGCGAGTTCGCCGCCGCCGTCGGTGACGACAATCCGGTGTACTCCGACCCGGAGGCCGCCAAGGCACTGGGCCACCCGGACGTGATCGCCCCGCCGACCTTCCCGTTCGTCATCACCTACCGGGCCGCCGCCCAGGTGGTCGAGGACCCGGAGCTCGGCCTGGACTTCACCCGGGTGGTGCACGGCGACCAGAAGTTCGCCTACACCCGCCCGGTGCGGGCCGGCGACCGGCTCTCGGTCGTGGTGACCATCGACGCCATCAAGTCGCTGGCCGGCAACGACGTGCTGACGGTGCGCGGCGAGGTGTCCGACGGCAGCGGCGAGCACGTGGTCACATCCTTGATGACCCTGGTGGCCCGGGCCGCCGACGAGGCGGGGGAGTAG
- a CDS encoding MaoC family dehydratase produces MAISFDEVEVGTELPGRSFPVTRDTLVRYAGASGDFNPIHWNEKFALEVGLPDVIAHGMFTMAEAVRVVTDWLGDPGAVVEYGVRFTRPVPVPNDGTGAVIDVTAKVAALLEDRKVRVDLLATSGGQKVLGMSRAVVQLA; encoded by the coding sequence ATGGCGATCAGTTTTGACGAGGTCGAGGTCGGCACCGAGCTGCCCGGCCGGTCCTTCCCGGTGACCCGCGACACGCTGGTGCGGTACGCGGGCGCGTCCGGCGACTTCAACCCGATCCACTGGAACGAGAAGTTCGCGCTGGAGGTCGGCCTGCCCGACGTCATCGCGCACGGCATGTTCACGATGGCCGAGGCCGTCCGGGTGGTCACCGACTGGCTGGGCGACCCCGGCGCGGTGGTCGAGTACGGCGTGCGCTTCACCCGCCCGGTGCCGGTGCCCAACGACGGCACCGGCGCGGTGATCGACGTCACGGCCAAGGTCGCGGCCCTGCTGGAGGACCGCAAGGTCCGGGTCGACCTGCTGGCGACCTCCGGCGGCCAGAAGGTGCTGGGCATGTCCCGCGCGGTCGTGCAGCTGGCCTGA